From the genome of Pelobacter propionicus DSM 2379, one region includes:
- a CDS encoding DUF6880 family protein, with translation MNSGHRQGLVELGAERLADALLELASRDHGAEDLVERMIATPQENIERFKKRLAGIKRSRRFIRWGESAAFARELQELLRDVETGVSTPRTGAELVASFYECDKGALGNCDDSSGHVGDVFRYDARELFLGYASRCDDKAWLGDLVFKLNRADDYGVRDTLVGCAADYLPEPVIRTMAWRFQKQADKESEEYAKRHWLLLVESLARQLKDAPLFERTRLASWGSLSTAACVDIARVHLESGDAPAALGWLEKASSDEGHYAAERDELLYEVLGTLGDRAEQADTAWRMFRRSRSLSSLERVLEVLGPGQREQVVAGEVTTILAGGRLSLGDAVNGDAKVYQFRELKSVPPCWLEKFLNQVLLKWIHLLSERVAWRRHVPVTGSCAL, from the coding sequence ATGAATTCAGGCCATAGACAGGGACTGGTGGAACTGGGCGCGGAACGGTTGGCGGATGCGTTGCTGGAGCTGGCAAGCCGGGATCATGGGGCCGAAGATCTGGTCGAGCGAATGATCGCCACCCCTCAGGAGAATATCGAACGCTTCAAGAAGAGGCTGGCCGGCATCAAGCGGAGCCGCCGCTTCATCCGCTGGGGTGAATCCGCGGCCTTTGCCCGCGAACTGCAAGAACTCCTGCGGGATGTGGAAACAGGCGTTTCCACCCCCCGCACGGGCGCCGAACTGGTGGCCTCGTTCTACGAGTGCGATAAGGGGGCGCTGGGCAACTGTGACGACTCCAGCGGCCATGTCGGCGATGTTTTTCGTTATGATGCGCGGGAGCTCTTCCTCGGCTACGCTTCCCGGTGCGACGACAAGGCGTGGCTTGGTGACCTGGTGTTCAAGCTGAACCGGGCGGATGATTACGGTGTGCGGGATACGCTTGTCGGTTGTGCGGCCGACTATCTGCCGGAGCCGGTCATTCGCACCATGGCGTGGCGCTTTCAGAAGCAGGCGGACAAGGAGAGCGAAGAGTACGCGAAGCGGCACTGGCTGCTGCTGGTGGAGTCCCTGGCACGGCAACTGAAGGATGCGCCGCTGTTCGAGCGGACCCGGCTCGCATCCTGGGGGAGCCTGTCGACGGCAGCCTGTGTGGATATTGCCCGGGTCCATCTGGAAAGCGGTGATGCTCCAGCGGCGCTGGGGTGGCTGGAGAAAGCCTCCTCGGACGAAGGCCATTATGCAGCGGAGCGGGATGAGCTGCTGTATGAGGTGCTGGGTACTCTGGGCGACAGGGCAGAACAGGCCGACACCGCCTGGCGGATGTTCCGGCGCAGCCGTTCGCTGTCTTCCCTGGAGCGCGTGCTGGAGGTTCTCGGACCCGGGCAGCGGGAGCAGGTTGTGGCGGGTGAAGTTACCACCATCCTTGCCGGCGGAAGACTTTCCCTCGGGGATGCTGTCAATGGGGACGCAAAAGTGTACCAGTTTCGGGAATTGAAAAGTGTACCACCCTGCTGGTTAGAGAAGTTCCTCAATCAGGTGTTGTTGAAATGGATTCACCTCCTTTCTGAGAGAGTTGCTTGGCGAAGGCATGTCCCTGTAACCGGTAGCTGTGCCCTTTGA
- the istB gene encoding IS21-like element ISPepr5 family helper ATPase IstB, with protein MEQLTYERLQDNLKRLKLFKAVEILDDVATITQSDGSSHLAFLDRLLEEEVAAKDKRRVDTAMKIAGLPMAKTIEEYDFTFHPHLDKKAVMELFDLTFLAKHENVIFLGPPGVGKTHLAIALAIKACYHGFKVYFTTMHTLIAKLKESQAKGKAYLNSSLVIVDEVGYLPVNNQEAYLFFQFISYRYEKSSTIITSNKSFSDWQELFGDQVIASAILDRLLHHSKVVNIKGHSYRLQGHAFAKQLSQKGGESISTTPD; from the coding sequence ATGGAACAGCTGACCTATGAGCGCCTCCAGGACAACCTGAAACGACTGAAACTCTTCAAGGCGGTGGAAATCCTTGACGATGTCGCCACCATCACCCAGAGCGACGGGAGCTCTCACCTTGCTTTCCTTGACCGGCTCCTGGAGGAAGAAGTGGCGGCAAAGGACAAGCGCCGTGTGGATACCGCCATGAAGATCGCCGGTCTTCCCATGGCCAAAACCATCGAGGAGTACGACTTCACCTTCCATCCCCATCTGGACAAGAAAGCGGTGATGGAACTCTTCGATCTGACCTTTCTGGCCAAACACGAAAATGTCATCTTCCTGGGACCGCCGGGAGTGGGTAAGACCCACCTCGCCATCGCCCTGGCAATCAAGGCCTGCTATCACGGCTTCAAGGTCTACTTCACCACCATGCACACCCTGATCGCCAAGCTGAAGGAGAGTCAGGCCAAGGGAAAGGCCTATCTCAACTCAAGTCTGGTGATCGTCGATGAAGTCGGCTACCTACCGGTCAACAACCAGGAAGCCTACCTCTTCTTCCAGTTCATCTCCTATCGTTACGAGAAAAGCTCGACCATCATCACCTCCAACAAGAGCTTCTCCGATTGGCAGGAACTCTTCGGAGACCAGGTCATTGCTTCGGCCATCCTGGACCGCCTGCTTCACCACAGCAAGGTGGTCAACATCAAAGGGCACAGCTACCGGTTACAGGGACATGCCTTCGCCAAGCAACTCTCTCAGAAAGGAGGTGAATCCATTTCAACAACACCTGATTGA